The sequence AAGTCCATTATGACAAAGTAAAGCAGCTTAATCCTGACTTAATTATTGCAAACAAAGAGGAAAACACACAAGAAATTGTACAGAATTGTAGTGAAATAGCCCCTGTTTATGTTACAGAAGTAGAAAATATCCATGAAGCATTTAGGGCTATACAGGATATAGGCGACTTAGTAAACAAAAAAACACAGGCTGAACAACTCTGTGCTAAAATTCAACAAGATTTTGAGCAACACAAAGAAATATTTTCAGGTTCTATACTGTACTTTATATGGCGAGAACCGTATATGGCAGCAGGAACAGGTACATTTATAAATGCACTTTTATCCCATTTTGGGTGGAATAATTTAGCTTGTAGTTTAGAAAGTCGCTATCCTACACTTACAGAATTGCAAATACAAGAGCTTAATCCTGAATATATTTTTTTACCTTCGGAACCTTATCCTTTCAAGGAAAAGCATGTACAGGAACTTCAACTTATAGTTCCTAACACAAAAATACTTTTGGTAGATGGGGAAATGTTTTCTTGGTATGGTAGCCACATGCAATATACTTGTGCTTATGTAACCAACTTGTTTAGCCAATTAAGTAATTAAATTAGAATCTTACAGGAAGAGTATCTTATGTGTTTTATGAAAAAGCTTTCTGCTCCCAAAAAGAACTTACTTTACATACATTAGTCAAG is a genomic window of Bacteroidia bacterium containing:
- a CDS encoding helical backbone metal receptor, which produces MRTFVDHLQREIVLTNYPPKRIVSLVPSQTELLSDLGLDTEVIGITKFCVHPKEWKKQKVIVGGTKQVHYDKVKQLNPDLIIANKEENTQEIVQNCSEIAPVYVTEVENIHEAFRAIQDIGDLVNKKTQAEQLCAKIQQDFEQHKEIFSGSILYFIWREPYMAAGTGTFINALLSHFGWNNLACSLESRYPTLTELQIQELNPEYIFLPSEPYPFKEKHVQELQLIVPNTKILLVDGEMFSWYGSHMQYTCAYVTNLFSQLSN